In one window of Microbacterium sp. PM5 DNA:
- a CDS encoding ATP-binding cassette domain-containing protein, producing MPRRAPTDNPAALRCDDLSIARAGVRVVEGVSFRVDPGRALAVMGTTGSGKSTLATLLAGTSDDSLSVVGGDAWVDGTAVRRRGRAARVRAYYTGYVPQRAGAGLPARLTVGDVIGEPITSRDRRVNQRALAVRVAGLLDEFELPLGAATRYPYELSSGMRQRVAIARALVLGPKVFIGDDPYANLDVEVRHAARDALLRRRDENGMAILMVTNDAEAVRELDADVLVLRAGLPVAYGHGIADLLWTPDGGARLVS from the coding sequence ATGCCGCGTCGTGCCCCCACCGACAATCCTGCCGCGCTTCGTTGCGACGACCTCTCGATTGCGCGCGCGGGAGTGCGCGTCGTCGAAGGCGTCAGTTTCCGGGTCGACCCGGGCCGCGCGCTGGCGGTCATGGGCACGACCGGATCGGGCAAATCGACCCTCGCGACACTGCTCGCTGGCACGAGCGACGACTCGCTGTCGGTGGTGGGAGGCGACGCCTGGGTCGATGGCACGGCCGTTCGGCGCAGGGGGCGCGCTGCGCGTGTGCGCGCGTACTACACCGGGTATGTCCCGCAGCGCGCGGGAGCCGGCCTTCCGGCTCGACTGACCGTCGGAGACGTCATCGGCGAGCCGATCACGAGCCGAGATCGACGTGTCAATCAGCGCGCGCTGGCCGTCCGCGTCGCGGGGTTGCTGGACGAGTTCGAACTCCCGCTCGGCGCAGCCACCCGGTATCCCTATGAGCTGAGTTCGGGGATGCGCCAGCGTGTCGCGATCGCTCGCGCCCTCGTGCTCGGCCCGAAGGTCTTCATCGGCGACGATCCGTACGCGAACCTCGACGTCGAGGTGAGACATGCCGCGCGCGACGCGCTGCTGCGCCGGCGCGACGAGAACGGCATGGCGATTCTCATGGTGACCAACGACGCCGAAGCCGTGCGAGAGCTCGATGCCGATGTGCTGGTGCTCCGAGCAGGTCTGCCCGTCGCCTACGGGCATGGCATCGCGGATCTGCTCTGGACTCCGGACGGCGGTGCCCGCCTCGTGTCGTGA
- a CDS encoding beta-ketoacyl-ACP synthase III: MTDAPTRPTLVQATGPAHTRIYAYGAARGENAVPNDDLVGPIDSSDEWIRQRTGIITRVRANAATTAIELAADAAAEAIAGAGIDPSLVDAVIVATISNPKQTPSVSAIVADRIGANPAAAYDLNAACAGFAYGVAQADALIRAGAAHYAVVVGAEKLSDVVDPTDRSISFLLGDGAGAVVVGPSDFPGIGPTVWGSDGSKADAVGMNHTLTEFRDGTAPWPTLRQEGPTVFRWAVWEMVKVARQALEEAGVQPSDLAAFVPHQANMRIIDEFAKQLKLPDTVVIGRDIETTGNTSAASIPLATHRLLSEHPELSGGLALQIGFGAGLVFGAQVVVLP; this comes from the coding sequence GTGACCGACGCGCCCACCCGACCGACCCTCGTCCAGGCGACGGGACCGGCACACACCCGCATCTACGCCTACGGCGCTGCCCGTGGCGAGAACGCCGTGCCCAACGATGACCTCGTGGGCCCCATCGACTCCAGCGATGAGTGGATCCGCCAGCGCACCGGCATCATCACGCGTGTGCGCGCGAATGCCGCAACGACGGCGATCGAACTCGCTGCCGACGCCGCGGCCGAGGCCATCGCCGGCGCCGGTATCGACCCGTCGCTGGTGGACGCCGTGATCGTCGCGACGATCTCGAACCCGAAGCAGACTCCCTCGGTGTCGGCGATCGTCGCCGATCGCATCGGCGCCAACCCCGCGGCCGCGTACGACCTGAACGCCGCCTGCGCGGGCTTCGCGTACGGCGTCGCCCAGGCGGATGCCCTCATCCGGGCCGGCGCCGCGCACTACGCCGTCGTCGTGGGCGCAGAGAAGCTCAGCGACGTCGTCGACCCCACGGACCGCTCGATCTCGTTCCTGCTCGGTGACGGCGCCGGCGCCGTGGTCGTCGGACCGAGCGACTTTCCGGGCATCGGTCCCACTGTCTGGGGATCGGACGGCTCGAAGGCCGACGCGGTCGGGATGAACCACACGCTCACCGAGTTCCGCGACGGCACGGCACCCTGGCCGACGCTGCGTCAGGAGGGTCCGACGGTCTTCCGCTGGGCCGTGTGGGAGATGGTCAAGGTCGCCCGCCAGGCGCTGGAAGAGGCCGGTGTGCAGCCCTCCGACCTCGCTGCCTTCGTGCCCCACCAGGCGAACATGCGCATCATCGACGAGTTCGCCAAGCAGCTGAAGCTCCCTGACACGGTCGTGATCGGCCGCGACATCGAGACCACCGGCAACACGTCGGCGGCATCCATCCCCCTCGCCACCCACCGCCTGCTCTCCGAGCACCCGGAACTGTCCGGCGGGCTGGCGCTGCAGATCGGATTCGGCGCCGGATTGGTCTTCGGCGCGCAGGTCGTCGTCCTTCCCTGA
- the def gene encoding peptide deformylase, with translation MAVLPIRIMGDPVLHSPADPVAEITDDIRTLVADMFETMDAAPGVGLAAPQVGVGLRIYTYSYQDDEGQPWRGVILNPELWMRPPVPGAPDPDDESEGCLSFPGERFALRRSDEVLVTGIDLDGEAVRIQVDGWRARIMQHEFDHLDGILYVDRLDDGDWRTVQKIARKRGWGRAGASWTPGVDDLEG, from the coding sequence GTGGCTGTTCTTCCGATTCGCATCATGGGCGATCCCGTCCTGCACTCCCCCGCCGATCCCGTCGCCGAGATCACCGATGACATCCGCACCCTCGTCGCCGACATGTTCGAGACGATGGATGCCGCGCCCGGTGTCGGCCTCGCCGCCCCGCAAGTGGGCGTGGGTCTGCGCATCTACACCTACAGCTACCAAGACGATGAGGGGCAGCCTTGGCGCGGTGTGATCCTCAACCCGGAGCTGTGGATGCGGCCTCCCGTACCCGGCGCGCCGGACCCGGACGACGAGTCCGAGGGGTGCCTGTCGTTCCCCGGTGAGCGCTTCGCCCTGCGCCGCTCGGATGAAGTCCTGGTCACCGGTATCGACCTGGACGGCGAGGCCGTACGCATCCAGGTGGACGGCTGGCGTGCGCGCATCATGCAGCACGAGTTCGACCACCTCGACGGCATCCTCTACGTGGACCGTCTGGACGACGGCGATTGGAGGACCGTCCAGAAGATCGCGCGCAAGCGCGGTTGGGGTCGCGCCGGCGCGTCCTGGACGCCGGGAGTCGACGATCTGGAGGGGTGA
- a CDS encoding beta-ketoacyl-[acyl-carrier-protein] synthase family protein has protein sequence MSIPRIVVTGIGASSPIGGTAPESWAALLGGASGARTLEYDWVEQYNLPVTFAAQAAVRPDTVLERPIAKRLDPSSQFALVAAMEAWADAGSPEVDPERLGVDFATGIGGLWTLLDAWDTLREKGPRRVLPMTVPMLMPNAAAGNLSLHFGARAYARTVASACASSTESIVNAIEHLRDGLADVVIAGGTESVIHPVTIASFSSMQALSKRNDSPETASRPGSIDRDGFVMGEGAGVLILETEEHAKARGAKIYAVVVGGGVTADSYHITANDPEGTGAARAVNMALAMADASPDDVTHVNAHATSTPVGDPNEYVALKSVFGDRIDEIPVSATKASTGHLLGGTGALEAIFTILAIRDRVAPPTINITEQDPAVPFRLSGAPTPLGDGPQLAISNSFGFGGHNAVAAFASV, from the coding sequence ATGAGCATTCCCCGAATCGTCGTCACCGGCATCGGCGCATCGAGCCCCATCGGGGGCACCGCGCCGGAGAGCTGGGCCGCGCTGCTGGGTGGCGCCTCCGGCGCTCGCACCCTCGAGTACGACTGGGTCGAGCAGTACAACCTGCCCGTCACCTTCGCGGCGCAGGCCGCCGTGCGCCCGGACACCGTGCTCGAGCGCCCGATCGCCAAGCGTCTCGACCCGTCCTCGCAGTTCGCGCTCGTCGCCGCGATGGAGGCGTGGGCGGATGCCGGGAGCCCGGAGGTGGACCCGGAACGGTTGGGGGTCGATTTCGCGACCGGCATCGGGGGTCTCTGGACCCTCCTGGATGCGTGGGACACGCTTCGCGAGAAGGGCCCGCGTCGGGTGCTGCCGATGACCGTTCCGATGCTCATGCCCAATGCGGCGGCGGGCAACCTGTCGCTGCATTTCGGTGCCCGCGCGTATGCGCGGACGGTCGCCAGCGCCTGTGCGTCCAGCACGGAGTCGATCGTCAACGCCATCGAGCACCTGCGTGACGGCCTCGCCGACGTGGTGATCGCGGGAGGCACCGAGTCGGTGATCCACCCCGTCACGATCGCCTCGTTCTCGTCGATGCAGGCGCTCTCCAAGCGCAACGACTCCCCCGAGACGGCGTCGCGTCCGGGCAGCATCGACCGCGACGGATTCGTCATGGGCGAGGGTGCCGGCGTGCTGATCCTCGAGACGGAGGAGCACGCCAAGGCCCGCGGCGCGAAGATCTACGCGGTCGTCGTGGGCGGAGGGGTCACGGCGGACTCGTACCACATCACGGCGAACGATCCCGAGGGCACGGGCGCCGCGCGCGCCGTCAACATGGCTCTGGCCATGGCCGATGCCTCCCCCGACGACGTGACCCACGTCAACGCCCACGCGACCTCGACGCCGGTCGGCGACCCGAACGAGTACGTCGCGCTGAAGAGTGTGTTCGGTGACCGCATCGACGAAATCCCGGTGTCGGCGACGAAGGCCTCGACCGGTCATCTGCTCGGTGGTACCGGCGCGCTCGAGGCGATCTTCACGATCCTGGCCATCCGCGACCGGGTGGCCCCTCCGACGATCAACATCACGGAGCAGGATCCCGCAGTCCCGTTCCGTCTGTCGGGCGCGCCGACGCCGCTGGGCGACGGTCCGCAGCTCGCGATCAGCAACTCGTTCGGCTTCGGCGGCCACAACGCCGTCGCCGCCTTCGCTTCGGTCTGA
- a CDS encoding acyl carrier protein — translation MAFSNDEVLAGLAELITDETGISADEVALEKSFTDDLDIDSISMMTIVVNAEEKFGVTIPDEEVKNLKTVGDAVTFITTNQA, via the coding sequence ATGGCATTCAGCAACGACGAGGTCCTCGCAGGGCTCGCCGAGCTCATCACGGACGAGACCGGCATCTCGGCGGACGAGGTCGCGCTGGAGAAGTCGTTCACCGACGACCTCGACATCGACTCGATCTCGATGATGACGATCGTCGTCAACGCCGAGGAGAAGTTCGGCGTCACGATCCCCGACGAAGAGGTCAAGAACCTCAAGACCGTCGGCGACGCCGTCACCTTCATCACCACCAACCAGGCCTGA
- a CDS encoding PucR family transcriptional regulator produces MPARPTPQEKAETLAWLRRVSGDLATATIKRLEESLPWYADMPPARRSAVGLVAQAGIASFIQWYEDPGSTPWIAADIFAAAPRELLRSVSLTQTLQLIRVTVAVTEERVAGKAEDLRESILLFSREVAFASADVYARAAEARGLWDARLEALVVDSILTGEADEELPSRIAALGWHGHGEVAVLVGTTPPQLDVDHLRRVARKLGVDVLIGVQGSRLVLVIGRAVLPGREPVAEELPFTEIALRLEPGFGPGHLVLGPTVPALVDAGLSARAALAGFAVAGAWRHAPRPVEADDLLPERALAGDAMAKATLVERIYRPLQAHSADLVATLWSYLDNGRSLEATARELFVHPNTVRYRLKRVSDVIGWDATGPREALILQTALIIGSIGTEATRRRGSAARRSARAD; encoded by the coding sequence ATGCCCGCCCGCCCCACCCCTCAGGAGAAGGCGGAGACACTCGCGTGGCTCCGCCGGGTCTCCGGAGACCTGGCCACGGCGACCATCAAGCGGCTCGAAGAGTCGCTGCCCTGGTACGCCGACATGCCTCCGGCCCGTCGCTCGGCGGTGGGCCTGGTGGCGCAGGCGGGCATCGCGTCGTTCATCCAGTGGTACGAGGATCCCGGCTCGACGCCGTGGATCGCTGCCGACATCTTCGCCGCTGCTCCCCGTGAGCTGCTGCGCAGCGTCAGCCTGACACAGACTCTCCAGCTGATCCGCGTCACCGTCGCCGTCACGGAGGAACGCGTCGCGGGAAAGGCGGAGGATCTCCGCGAGAGCATCCTGCTGTTCTCCCGCGAGGTCGCCTTCGCCTCCGCGGACGTGTACGCGCGGGCGGCGGAGGCGCGCGGGCTGTGGGATGCGCGCCTGGAAGCGCTGGTCGTCGACTCCATCCTCACCGGCGAAGCAGACGAGGAGCTGCCCAGCCGCATCGCCGCCCTCGGCTGGCACGGCCACGGCGAGGTCGCGGTTCTCGTCGGCACGACTCCGCCGCAACTGGACGTCGATCATCTGCGCCGAGTGGCACGCAAGCTGGGTGTCGATGTCCTCATCGGCGTGCAGGGATCTCGTCTCGTGCTCGTGATCGGCCGCGCCGTGCTGCCCGGGCGTGAGCCCGTCGCCGAAGAGCTGCCGTTCACGGAGATCGCCCTCCGTCTGGAGCCGGGCTTCGGGCCGGGGCATCTCGTGCTGGGGCCGACGGTGCCCGCACTCGTGGATGCCGGGCTCAGCGCCCGTGCCGCGTTGGCGGGCTTCGCCGTCGCCGGTGCCTGGCGCCACGCGCCGCGCCCCGTCGAAGCCGACGACCTGCTGCCCGAGCGTGCCCTCGCCGGCGACGCCATGGCGAAGGCGACGCTCGTCGAGCGGATCTACCGTCCTCTGCAGGCGCACTCGGCCGATCTGGTCGCGACCCTGTGGAGCTATCTCGACAATGGCCGCTCCCTCGAGGCGACCGCCCGCGAGCTGTTCGTCCATCCCAACACCGTGCGCTACCGACTCAAGCGGGTCTCCGATGTCATCGGCTGGGATGCGACCGGCCCGCGTGAGGCCCTCATCCTGCAGACGGCGCTCATCATCGGATCGATCGGCACGGAGGCGACGCGACGGCGCGGAAGCGCAGCGCGACGGTCCGCGCGCGCGGACTGA
- the dnaG gene encoding DNA primase gives MARIRQSDVDEVKARTNIGDIVGERVALKSAGVGSLKGLCPFHDERSPSFHVRPQVGYYHCFGCGESGDVYSFLRAMDHLSFTEAVERLAARIGYTLHYEDGGAAPETSGRTRLYQANSAAAEWFRTQLSSPEADAGRRFLGERGFDAGAAAHFGVGYAPKGWNNLRDALHSQGFTDEELSAAGLVSQGQRGVYDRFRGRVVWPIRDLTGQTIGFGARRLYDDDQGPKYLNTPETTIYKKAQVLYGLDLAKKDVSRSHRVVVVEGYTDVMACHLAGVTTAVATCGTAFGSDHITVLRRVMGDDSAAGDVVFTFDPDAAGQKAALRAFADAKRFNAQTYVATGPQGLDPCDLRLERGDAAVRAMLDTKVPMFEFVIDQRLSGFDLASVEGRVGALRAAAPVVGELRDPLLQPEYTRVLARRLGMDTEDVRREVDRAARESVRREGDIPRSSSTVSATAGVDGPAPTPSVGEPALRMSLRTLPRTADATLERDALMGVLQYGHLVDGEEVDAALALPMQIPALDAVRQSLVAQGDRKRIGWASRAVESVREPYRSLAVELLTADFPALTEAEAAAYTRGLARKLRVRAVDREKNELLGTIQRLPADSEQGRAVRLALRELDARRRALTEASL, from the coding sequence ATGGCACGGATCCGGCAATCCGACGTCGACGAGGTCAAGGCCCGCACCAACATCGGTGACATCGTCGGCGAGCGGGTCGCCCTCAAGTCAGCCGGCGTCGGGTCGCTGAAGGGCCTGTGCCCCTTCCACGACGAACGAAGCCCGAGCTTCCACGTGCGCCCGCAGGTCGGCTACTACCACTGCTTCGGGTGCGGCGAGTCGGGCGATGTCTACTCCTTCCTGCGCGCCATGGACCACCTGTCCTTCACCGAGGCGGTCGAACGCCTGGCCGCGCGCATCGGCTATACGCTCCACTACGAAGACGGCGGCGCGGCGCCGGAGACCAGCGGCCGCACGCGTCTCTATCAGGCCAACTCGGCCGCTGCGGAGTGGTTCCGCACGCAGCTGTCGTCTCCGGAGGCCGACGCCGGCCGCCGCTTTCTCGGTGAACGCGGCTTCGACGCAGGAGCCGCGGCCCACTTCGGTGTCGGCTACGCGCCGAAGGGTTGGAACAACCTTCGCGACGCGCTGCACAGCCAGGGCTTCACGGACGAGGAGCTGTCGGCCGCGGGGCTCGTCTCCCAAGGCCAGCGCGGCGTGTACGACCGCTTCCGTGGCCGTGTCGTGTGGCCGATTCGCGATCTGACCGGCCAGACGATCGGTTTCGGGGCGCGCCGTCTCTACGACGACGACCAGGGTCCGAAATACCTCAACACGCCCGAGACCACGATCTACAAGAAGGCGCAGGTGCTCTACGGCCTGGACCTCGCGAAGAAGGATGTCTCACGTTCGCACCGCGTCGTCGTCGTCGAGGGATACACCGACGTGATGGCCTGCCATCTGGCGGGCGTCACGACGGCGGTGGCCACCTGCGGGACGGCGTTCGGCTCCGACCACATCACGGTCCTGCGACGGGTCATGGGCGATGACAGCGCCGCCGGCGACGTCGTGTTCACGTTCGACCCCGATGCCGCGGGGCAGAAAGCGGCCCTGCGCGCCTTCGCCGACGCGAAGCGCTTCAACGCGCAGACCTATGTGGCGACCGGCCCGCAGGGACTGGATCCCTGCGATCTGCGACTCGAGCGCGGCGACGCGGCGGTGCGTGCGATGCTCGACACGAAGGTTCCGATGTTCGAGTTCGTCATCGATCAGCGCCTCTCGGGGTTCGATCTCGCGAGCGTCGAGGGCCGCGTCGGGGCCCTGCGAGCCGCCGCACCGGTCGTGGGTGAGCTGCGCGACCCGCTGCTGCAGCCGGAGTACACCCGCGTGCTGGCCCGCCGCCTCGGGATGGACACCGAGGATGTGCGGCGCGAGGTCGACCGCGCCGCTCGCGAGAGCGTGCGCCGCGAGGGCGACATCCCGCGCTCCTCGTCGACCGTGAGCGCAACGGCCGGGGTCGACGGCCCCGCTCCCACGCCGTCGGTCGGCGAGCCCGCACTCCGGATGAGTCTGCGAACGCTGCCGCGCACCGCCGATGCAACACTGGAGCGTGACGCCCTCATGGGAGTGCTGCAGTACGGTCACCTCGTCGACGGCGAGGAGGTGGATGCCGCGCTCGCGCTACCCATGCAGATCCCCGCTCTCGACGCGGTGCGCCAGTCCCTCGTCGCGCAGGGAGACCGCAAACGCATCGGCTGGGCGTCGAGGGCGGTGGAGTCGGTGCGCGAGCCCTACCGGTCGCTGGCGGTGGAGTTGCTGACGGCCGATTTCCCTGCATTGACGGAGGCGGAGGCCGCGGCCTACACACGCGGGCTCGCGCGCAAGCTGCGGGTGCGCGCGGTCGACCGGGAGAAGAACGAGTTGCTCGGCACGATCCAGCGGCTTCCCGCCGATTCGGAACAAGGGCGGGCGGTCCGTCTGGCGCTGCGCGAGCTGGACGCGCGCCGGCGCGCTCTCACCGAGGCGTCGCTCTGA
- a CDS encoding bleomycin resistance protein encodes MPDRAVPNLPSRDFGGTVRFYGGFGFTPSYRDDAWLILRRGELVLEFFRFDDLVPEASSFMCSVRVDDVDELYEDIKRSGVPEHDAGLPRLRPVQTQSWGQRAGFLVDADGTQLTLIENGAPDA; translated from the coding sequence ATGCCAGACCGTGCTGTCCCGAACCTGCCATCGCGTGATTTCGGCGGCACGGTCCGCTTCTACGGGGGTTTCGGATTCACTCCGAGCTACCGTGACGACGCGTGGCTGATCCTTCGTCGGGGCGAGCTGGTGCTCGAGTTCTTCCGATTCGACGACCTGGTGCCCGAAGCGAGCTCCTTCATGTGCAGCGTCCGCGTCGACGACGTGGACGAGCTGTACGAGGACATCAAGCGATCCGGCGTCCCCGAGCACGACGCGGGCCTTCCGCGGCTGCGACCCGTTCAGACGCAGTCCTGGGGACAGCGAGCCGGATTCCTCGTCGACGCAGACGGAACCCAGCTCACCCTGATCGAAAACGGCGCACCCGACGCCTAG
- a CDS encoding DMT family transporter: protein MHAALNDLGDVTDKLVGVFADPGILIGIPLALLGAVFMSFGAQYQHRGVQKVERLTATAGGTGLTGGQIWNLLRRPSWVAGTVMLGLAIVCQLSALSFAPLILVQPLGAVSLVITTLLNARISGLKPTKRSLTAIGLCVAGIFVFVTIAALYATETPISDGQLITVLLILAGVAIVLTALWLWLRARMGALFYIVAAGIMYGFVATLAKVVLSRIRTGDFEWLTIVCIVALLTGTAIGAYFVQTAYASGPPDLVIAGLTVIDPIVAIVIGLAVLREADGAPLWAYGGFVVAGALAVTGVFQLARHHPQVISDSQEIPITRGSGEQVSPGSQRLTDAVAKVWPEPPVRDRDDPRPR from the coding sequence GTGCATGCCGCCCTCAACGACCTCGGAGATGTGACCGACAAGCTCGTCGGCGTCTTCGCGGACCCCGGCATCCTCATCGGCATTCCGCTCGCCCTGCTCGGCGCCGTGTTCATGTCCTTCGGCGCGCAGTATCAGCACCGCGGGGTGCAGAAGGTCGAACGTCTCACGGCGACCGCCGGGGGGACCGGTCTCACCGGCGGCCAGATCTGGAATCTGCTGCGCCGGCCATCGTGGGTGGCCGGCACCGTGATGCTGGGCCTGGCGATCGTCTGCCAGCTGTCCGCCCTGTCGTTCGCACCCCTCATCCTGGTGCAGCCGCTCGGCGCCGTCTCGTTGGTCATCACGACGCTGTTGAACGCGCGGATCAGCGGTCTCAAGCCCACGAAGCGCTCCCTCACCGCCATCGGCCTCTGCGTCGCCGGCATCTTCGTGTTCGTCACGATCGCCGCCCTGTACGCCACCGAGACCCCGATCAGCGACGGACAGCTGATCACCGTGCTGCTGATCCTCGCCGGTGTCGCCATCGTGCTCACCGCACTCTGGCTGTGGCTGCGCGCTCGCATGGGAGCACTGTTCTACATCGTCGCCGCCGGCATCATGTACGGCTTCGTCGCGACACTCGCGAAGGTCGTACTCAGCCGGATCCGCACGGGCGACTTCGAGTGGCTCACGATCGTGTGCATCGTCGCCCTGCTCACCGGCACTGCGATCGGCGCCTACTTCGTGCAGACTGCCTACGCGTCCGGCCCGCCCGACCTCGTCATCGCCGGTCTCACCGTCATCGATCCGATCGTCGCCATCGTGATCGGCCTGGCCGTGCTGCGCGAAGCCGACGGCGCCCCCCTCTGGGCCTACGGCGGCTTCGTCGTCGCCGGCGCGCTGGCCGTCACCGGCGTCTTCCAACTGGCTCGCCACCACCCGCAGGTGATCAGCGACAGCCAGGAGATCCCCATCACGCGCGGGAGCGGCGAACAGGTCTCGCCCGGATCGCAGCGCCTCACGGATGCCGTGGCGAAGGTGTGGCCCGAGCCACCCGTGCGCGATCGAGACGACCCGCGCCCCCGCTAG
- a CDS encoding DUF3145 domain-containing protein produces the protein MATTSTPQARGVIYIHSAPRALCPHLEWAVGRALGRAVSFEWADQPVLTGSRRAEFYWEGPAGTGAALATAIRGWEHLRFEVSEDPTPRSDGGRWMHTPDLGIHYAQTDTAGNVVIGEDRIRYAMEIAAGDPYDLQRELQVALGSTWDEELEPFRHASDDAPVVWLHKVG, from the coding sequence ATGGCGACCACGTCGACCCCACAGGCGCGCGGAGTGATCTACATCCACTCCGCGCCACGTGCGCTGTGCCCCCACTTGGAGTGGGCTGTCGGTCGCGCCCTCGGGCGCGCGGTGAGCTTCGAGTGGGCGGACCAACCCGTTCTCACGGGCAGTCGCCGCGCTGAGTTCTATTGGGAGGGTCCCGCCGGCACCGGCGCCGCCCTCGCGACCGCGATCCGCGGGTGGGAGCACCTGCGCTTCGAGGTCAGCGAAGACCCGACCCCGCGCTCCGATGGCGGGCGGTGGATGCACACTCCGGATCTCGGCATCCACTATGCGCAGACCGACACCGCGGGCAACGTCGTGATCGGTGAGGATCGCATCCGCTACGCGATGGAGATCGCCGCCGGCGACCCGTACGACTTGCAGCGCGAGCTCCAGGTCGCGCTCGGGTCGACCTGGGACGAGGAGCTCGAGCCGTTCCGTCACGCCAGCGACGACGCACCGGTCGTCTGGCTGCACAAGGTGGGCTGA
- a CDS encoding ACP S-malonyltransferase, with product MIITVFPGQGSQTPGFLTPWLELAGSRERLERYAEAAQVDLVSAGTEWDADRIRDTAVAQPLIVAASLLSYAALQDAAGVSPAGVAGHSVGEVAALVAAGVLSDDDGMRLVGLRGRAMADAAAQEQTGMSAILGGDRDAVLALLDELELTAANHNGAGQIVAAGALDALSELAAHPAAGSRVIPLQVAGAFHTSYMASAVDTLRAAAAEVSASDPRLTLWTNRDGARVDGGREALDLLVAQVSSPVRWDLCMESFADAGVTGIIELAPAGTLTGLAKRALRGVPTVAVKTPDDLAAAAALLTGGDA from the coding sequence GTGATCATCACCGTCTTCCCCGGTCAGGGGTCGCAGACCCCCGGGTTCCTGACACCGTGGCTCGAACTCGCGGGATCCCGCGAGCGTCTCGAACGCTATGCAGAAGCGGCGCAGGTGGACCTCGTGTCCGCCGGCACCGAGTGGGACGCCGACCGCATTCGTGACACGGCGGTCGCGCAACCCTTGATCGTCGCGGCGAGCCTGCTGTCGTACGCCGCTCTCCAGGATGCCGCGGGCGTCTCGCCTGCCGGCGTCGCCGGACATTCGGTCGGTGAGGTGGCGGCCCTCGTCGCCGCTGGCGTCCTCAGCGACGACGACGGCATGCGTCTGGTCGGGCTTCGCGGACGGGCCATGGCCGATGCCGCCGCGCAAGAGCAGACGGGCATGAGCGCGATCCTCGGCGGCGACCGCGACGCCGTGCTCGCTCTGCTCGACGAGTTGGAGCTCACCGCGGCCAACCACAACGGCGCCGGACAGATCGTCGCCGCAGGCGCGCTGGACGCCCTCTCGGAGCTTGCGGCCCACCCCGCCGCCGGCAGCCGCGTCATCCCCTTGCAGGTGGCCGGCGCCTTCCACACGTCTTACATGGCGTCGGCCGTCGACACCCTGCGCGCCGCGGCCGCCGAGGTCTCGGCATCCGACCCCCGTCTCACGCTCTGGACCAACCGCGACGGCGCCCGGGTGGACGGCGGCCGCGAGGCGCTCGACCTACTCGTCGCGCAGGTCTCCTCCCCCGTCCGCTGGGATCTGTGCATGGAATCGTTCGCGGATGCGGGGGTCACCGGCATCATCGAGCTCGCGCCGGCCGGAACGCTGACGGGCCTTGCGAAGCGCGCCCTCCGCGGCGTGCCCACCGTGGCCGTGAAGACACCCGACGACCTCGCGGCTGCGGCCGCCCTGCTGACAGGAGGCGACGCGTGA